Proteins found in one Miscanthus floridulus cultivar M001 chromosome 4, ASM1932011v1, whole genome shotgun sequence genomic segment:
- the LOC136548674 gene encoding F-box protein At5g49610-like gives MPQTVFGFFYDGFYDQQNFISISGVYPSLSFLPFTMNNVAVLDCCNSLIFCRCLGADGYCYVICNPATQKFKKLPPRIHSVGETRLRFDPIASSYFHVLEYMEENGQYVGADIYSSKTAAWIFKESKWVKNAQLTFSKIGTMFLNGCLHYIGFYNGYHLILAVDMEGKTWRKFPN, from the coding sequence ATGCCCCAGACTGTGTTCGGCTTCTTCTACGATGGATTCTATGACCAACAAAACTTCATCAGCATCTCTGGCGTTTACCCCTCCTTgtctttcttgcccttcaccatgaaCAATGTAGCTGTCTTAGATTGCTGCAATAGCCTCATCTTTTGCCggtgccttggggctgatggatactGCTATGTCATCTGTAATCCGGCAACCCAGAAGTTCAAGAAACTGCCGCCTAgaatccattctgttggtgagaCTCGATTGAGGTTCGATCCGATAGCCTCCTCGTACTTCCATGTGCTTGAATATATGGAGGAGAATGGTCAGTATGTGGGTgcggacatctactcatctaaaactgcagcatggatctttaaggaatctaaatgggtcAAGAATGCTCAGTTGACATTTTCAAAAATAGGAActatgtttcttaatggttgtttGCACTATATTGGGTTCTACAATGGTTACCATCttatacttgctgtggatatggagggaaagacatggaggaaatttCCTAACTAG